In one window of bacterium DNA:
- a CDS encoding menaquinone biosynthesis decarboxylase produces the protein MFESLKQFISFLEERKQLVRITEPVKTDLEITEITDRVTKAGGPALLFENVVKVDGTKSDFPLLINAYGTWKRMAWSLGVEDVEEVASEIDALIKTAPPSGFLEKLRMLPKLAKIGSYVPKTVSRGACQDVILPDPDLSILPYLKCWPGDGGPFITLPVVITKDPDTGIRNVGTYRMQVFDKKTTGMHWQIHKGGSRHFQRYKELNRKIPVAVCLGGDPVLTYAATAPMPDNFDELMLAGFIRKKAVEMVKCRTIDMEVPADADFVIEGTVDPNEPLVMEGPFGDHTGYYSLADLYPLFHVTAVTHRKDPVYPTTIVGPPLQEDGFLGKATERIFLPLVKMTFPEIKDMHFPIETCFHNLAIVSIKKQYPGHAKKIMHSFWGTGQLMFTKCLIVVDEDVNIQDLREVAWRVSNNIDAKRDVVFAEGPVDALDHAAEQFAYGSKMGIDATKKWKEEGFQREWPEVLKMSPEVKMKIDGIWKKLGI, from the coding sequence CGTCCGGATCACCGAACCGGTCAAGACCGACCTGGAGATCACGGAGATCACCGACCGGGTCACCAAGGCCGGCGGACCCGCCCTCCTCTTCGAGAACGTCGTCAAGGTGGATGGGACGAAGTCGGACTTCCCCCTCCTCATCAACGCCTACGGGACGTGGAAGCGCATGGCCTGGTCCCTGGGCGTGGAGGACGTGGAGGAGGTCGCCTCCGAGATCGACGCCCTGATCAAAACGGCCCCGCCCTCCGGCTTTCTGGAAAAACTCCGCATGCTCCCGAAGCTCGCCAAGATCGGGAGCTACGTGCCGAAGACCGTCTCCCGAGGGGCCTGCCAGGACGTCATCCTCCCCGATCCCGATCTCTCGATCCTGCCTTATCTCAAGTGCTGGCCGGGCGACGGCGGGCCGTTCATCACTCTCCCCGTCGTCATCACCAAGGACCCCGATACGGGGATCCGCAACGTCGGCACCTACCGGATGCAGGTCTTCGACAAGAAAACGACCGGGATGCACTGGCAGATCCACAAGGGGGGGTCCAGGCATTTTCAGCGGTACAAGGAGCTGAACCGGAAGATCCCCGTGGCCGTCTGCCTCGGCGGCGATCCCGTCCTCACTTACGCGGCGACCGCCCCGATGCCGGACAACTTCGACGAGCTCATGCTCGCGGGTTTCATCCGCAAGAAGGCCGTCGAGATGGTGAAATGCCGGACGATCGACATGGAAGTCCCGGCGGACGCCGATTTCGTGATCGAAGGCACCGTCGATCCGAACGAACCGCTCGTCATGGAAGGCCCCTTCGGCGACCACACGGGTTACTACTCGCTCGCGGACCTCTACCCGCTCTTCCACGTCACGGCGGTCACGCACCGGAAGGACCCCGTTTACCCGACGACCATCGTAGGACCGCCCCTGCAGGAAGACGGCTTCCTCGGCAAGGCGACGGAAAGGATCTTCCTGCCCTTGGTCAAGATGACGTTTCCCGAAATCAAGGACATGCACTTTCCCATCGAGACGTGCTTTCACAATCTCGCGATCGTTTCGATCAAGAAGCAGTACCCGGGCCACGCCAAGAAGATCATGCACTCCTTTTGGGGCACCGGGCAGCTCATGTTCACGAAATGCCTGATCGTGGTGGACGAGGACGTCAACATCCAGGACCTGAGGGAGGTCGCCTGGCGGGTCTCCAACAATATCGACGCCAAGCGGGACGTCGTCTTCGCCGAGGGCCCGGTCGACGCCCTGGACCACGCCGCCGAGCAGTTCGCCTACGGCTCCAAGATGGGTATCGACGCGACGAAGAAGTGGAAGGAGGAAGGCTTCCAGCGCGAATGGCCGGAGGTCTTGAAGATGTCTCCCGAGGTTAAAATGAAAATCGACGGGATTTGGAAAAAATTGGGGATCTGA